A region of bacterium DNA encodes the following proteins:
- a CDS encoding phosphoglucosamine mutase → MAGAMVNDSPLMISVSGVRGIVGQSMTAEVCLRWAQAFGNQCAPGPVVVGGDSRISKTMMRAATISGLASAGARIIDIGVVATPTVALAVEYHRAKGGIAITASHNPAEWNALKFYGEDGLFIDEDRGKLLHTAVASTQAYDVDAFRVGRYERDELAVERHLNAVLAMPFLRVDELRGRKFRVGLDAVNGSGGELLKRLLETLGCDVVGFHLEPTGRFPRQPEPTPENIRDVCQAMQDARVDIGFVVDPDADRLAIIRSDGKPAGEELTICAAALAALPYVPGPVVVNCSTSLAIRDIANCFERTVYETRVGEAHVARRMKEVGAAVGGEGNGGVMLPLVHASRDSAVGAALVLQALLSADTASAEFFDGMPQYHLVKRKREFSTLMEQARALERLAQITDLGEADTLDGFKWRTVDAWVQARASNTEPIVRVFAEAPTQSDAERLAAKVLNFLDTQ, encoded by the coding sequence GTGGCCGGGGCGATGGTGAACGACTCGCCGCTGATGATCTCCGTATCCGGAGTGCGCGGCATCGTCGGGCAAAGCATGACTGCCGAGGTTTGTTTGCGGTGGGCACAGGCATTTGGAAATCAATGCGCGCCCGGACCAGTCGTCGTGGGTGGCGACAGCCGTATCAGCAAGACAATGATGCGTGCTGCCACAATCTCCGGCTTGGCATCAGCGGGCGCTCGGATAATTGATATCGGAGTAGTCGCGACGCCCACAGTCGCACTTGCCGTGGAGTATCACCGAGCGAAGGGCGGTATTGCAATTACCGCCAGCCATAACCCGGCTGAATGGAACGCGCTGAAGTTTTATGGCGAGGACGGGTTATTCATTGACGAGGACCGTGGCAAGTTGCTGCACACGGCCGTAGCCTCAACACAGGCATACGACGTTGATGCTTTTCGCGTCGGACGTTATGAGCGCGACGAACTTGCGGTTGAGAGACACTTGAATGCCGTGCTCGCGATGCCTTTCTTGCGCGTTGACGAACTGAGGGGGCGGAAGTTTCGCGTCGGGCTGGACGCTGTGAATGGTTCAGGTGGCGAATTGCTCAAAAGGCTGTTGGAAACTCTCGGTTGTGATGTCGTGGGCTTTCATCTTGAACCAACTGGCAGGTTTCCTCGACAACCTGAACCGACTCCTGAAAATATCCGCGACGTGTGCCAAGCTATGCAAGATGCGCGTGTCGATATCGGCTTCGTTGTTGACCCCGATGCAGACCGACTTGCAATCATCCGGTCCGACGGTAAACCGGCGGGTGAAGAATTGACAATTTGCGCTGCTGCGCTGGCCGCGCTTCCTTATGTTCCCGGTCCCGTTGTCGTCAACTGCTCAACCAGTCTCGCAATCAGAGACATAGCAAACTGCTTTGAACGAACTGTCTATGAAACACGAGTTGGCGAGGCGCACGTTGCGCGGCGGATGAAGGAAGTTGGAGCGGCAGTTGGAGGGGAAGGTAACGGTGGAGTCATGCTGCCTTTGGTACATGCTTCCCGTGACTCGGCAGTAGGGGCGGCCTTAGTCTTGCAGGCCCTGCTTTCAGCAGACACTGCTTCTGCCGAATTCTTTGACGGAATGCCGCAGTACCATCTTGTAAAGCGAAAGCGCGAATTCTCTACGTTGATGGAGCAGGCTCGTGCTCTCGAACGTCTCGCGCAAATCACTGACCTGGGCGAAGCTGACACGCTGGACGGATTCAAGTGGAGAACGGTAGACGCATGGGTACAGGCAAGAGCCTCCAACACTGAACCGATTGTGCGAGTATTTGCAGAGGCTCCGACTCAAAGTGACGCAGAGCGGCTTGCGGCGAAAGTCTTAAATTTTCTTGATACACAATAA
- a CDS encoding glucose-1-phosphate adenylyltransferase produces MDNVAAVILGGGRGTRLHPLTKPRSKPAVPFGGMYRLIDIPVSNCLYSQLSKIYVITQFNSASLNRHVSMTYTFDAFRNGFVTILAAEQTIDTSDWLQGTADAVRKNLRHIRPAEPTDVLILSGDHIYWMNYQGMLALHRRARADITIATYPVALEDAKRFGIMKVNDDGRIVEFKEKPESPKDIKNWTLSGEVFRSADFDSEGPVVMASMGIYLIRWEAIEQLLAPDTGSDFGKHVIPSAINTHRVFAYPFSGYWEDIGTIESYYDANLALTDPQPKFALFDPNYRLFTRPRFLPGASMREVYSKRALICAGSRIEHGSIEHSILGTRTVAKSGIKIIDSVVCGADFYESSESLQLNRETGRPDIGIGGDTSIRKAIVDKNARIGYGVRIDPSDNVPDHDGEGYSVRDGIVIIEKDAVIPDGAVIPGK; encoded by the coding sequence ATGGACAATGTAGCGGCAGTCATATTAGGCGGCGGACGAGGCACAAGATTGCATCCGTTAACCAAGCCCCGTTCAAAACCGGCCGTTCCGTTTGGCGGCATGTACAGGCTGATCGATATTCCAGTCTCAAATTGCCTGTATTCTCAACTGAGCAAGATTTATGTCATAACTCAGTTCAACTCTGCATCATTGAATCGCCATGTTTCAATGACGTACACGTTTGATGCATTCAGAAATGGATTTGTGACGATTCTTGCTGCTGAGCAGACCATTGATACAAGCGATTGGCTGCAGGGGACAGCCGATGCCGTGCGCAAGAACTTGCGTCACATTCGACCTGCTGAACCCACGGACGTTTTGATTCTTTCAGGAGATCACATCTACTGGATGAACTATCAGGGCATGCTCGCCCTTCACCGTAGAGCAAGAGCCGACATAACAATTGCAACTTATCCTGTTGCGCTCGAGGACGCCAAAAGATTCGGGATCATGAAGGTCAACGATGATGGTCGCATCGTGGAATTCAAGGAAAAGCCTGAATCCCCGAAAGACATTAAGAATTGGACACTCTCGGGTGAAGTGTTCAGGTCTGCCGACTTTGACTCCGAGGGACCGGTTGTTATGGCGTCAATGGGCATCTACTTGATACGCTGGGAAGCAATAGAACAACTGCTCGCTCCTGATACGGGATCAGATTTCGGAAAGCATGTGATTCCTTCAGCAATCAACACACATCGTGTGTTTGCCTACCCCTTCAGCGGGTATTGGGAGGACATTGGAACCATCGAATCCTACTATGATGCCAACCTCGCTTTGACGGATCCTCAACCAAAGTTCGCTTTGTTTGATCCGAACTACCGGTTATTCACGCGTCCGCGCTTTCTGCCCGGTGCGAGTATGCGCGAGGTGTATTCGAAACGGGCGTTAATCTGTGCCGGCTCACGAATTGAGCATGGTTCCATTGAGCATTCTATCCTCGGTACGCGTACGGTTGCAAAGTCAGGCATCAAAATCATTGACTCGGTCGTATGTGGCGCAGACTTCTATGAAAGTTCGGAGTCGTTGCAGTTGAATCGCGAAACGGGCCGACCGGACATAGGGATCGGCGGCGATACGTCAATCAGGAAAGCTATTGTTGACAAGAACGCCCGGATTGGGTACGGCGTGCGAATTGACCCAAGCGACAATGTTCCTGATCATGACGGCGAGGGTTACTCTGTGCGAGACGGAATCGTGATCATCGAAAAGGATGCCGTGATTCCTGACGGCGCCGTTATCCCTGGCAAATAG
- a CDS encoding thymidine phosphorylase, with amino-acid sequence MNVAELIARKQDGGGLSDTEITALINGFVDGTVPDYQMSALLMAVYFRGLSDQEGRCFLNAMIRSGEVLSFPDISARKVDKHSTGGVGDKTSLIVAPVLAEAGVPVPMISGRALGHTGGTLDKLESIRGLRVVLSHQEFSSILRAHGCVFGAQTDNLVPADKKLYALRDVTSTVAIPPLIAASILSKKIAEGTNALVMDVKIGPGGFLPTEEEARELAQRLVTWSADWNVETIVYGTDMHEPLGDTAGNLIEVVECLSILKNGIGDARLIELCGVLGGAMLKLGGIVRDVESGRKEFHRVLQSGAAYRRFQRIAEAQGADPFVWKELESGVNSACSHVITAASNGVLSEIRPRQIGLGLVELGAGRRVASDKVDPFAGIRFLKKRGDSVKIGEPIAIAHWSGAPSGKPQGISLLSGAFEISDGPAENRPLVYFETA; translated from the coding sequence GTGAATGTTGCAGAACTCATTGCCCGAAAACAAGACGGGGGCGGACTGTCAGACACTGAGATTACTGCGTTGATTAACGGATTTGTTGATGGAACGGTTCCCGACTATCAAATGTCCGCGCTGCTTATGGCGGTTTACTTTCGCGGGCTAAGTGATCAAGAGGGAAGGTGTTTTCTTAACGCGATGATCAGATCCGGCGAAGTGCTGTCGTTCCCGGATATCTCAGCCCGCAAAGTGGATAAACATTCCACTGGTGGCGTCGGCGACAAGACTTCATTGATTGTTGCCCCCGTTCTTGCCGAAGCAGGTGTTCCCGTCCCCATGATTTCAGGACGGGCACTCGGGCACACAGGCGGGACTCTTGACAAGCTTGAAAGCATTCGCGGATTGCGCGTTGTGCTGTCGCATCAGGAATTCTCAAGCATATTGCGCGCGCACGGCTGTGTGTTTGGCGCTCAGACGGACAACCTGGTTCCTGCCGACAAAAAGCTGTATGCCCTGCGCGACGTTACCTCCACCGTCGCCATCCCTCCGCTGATTGCCGCGAGCATTCTCTCGAAGAAGATAGCCGAGGGTACGAATGCACTCGTTATGGACGTCAAAATCGGCCCCGGCGGATTCCTGCCGACAGAGGAAGAAGCTCGGGAGTTAGCGCAGAGGCTTGTGACGTGGTCGGCGGACTGGAACGTCGAGACGATAGTCTATGGCACGGACATGCACGAACCGCTCGGCGACACAGCTGGCAACCTCATTGAAGTTGTCGAGTGCTTGAGCATACTGAAAAACGGCATCGGCGACGCAAGGTTGATCGAGTTGTGTGGTGTTCTTGGAGGTGCAATGCTGAAGCTCGGAGGGATCGTCCGCGATGTCGAATCAGGCAGGAAAGAGTTCCATAGAGTGCTGCAGAGTGGGGCTGCATACAGGCGTTTTCAGCGGATTGCCGAAGCACAAGGGGCGGATCCTTTCGTATGGAAGGAGCTCGAGTCAGGCGTAAACTCGGCATGCTCGCACGTGATAACTGCAGCGAGCAATGGAGTGCTCTCCGAGATTCGACCTCGTCAGATCGGACTCGGACTCGTCGAGCTGGGTGCGGGGCGACGAGTTGCTTCAGATAAGGTCGACCCTTTCGCCGGCATTCGATTTTTGAAGAAGCGTGGCGATTCGGTCAAGATTGGCGAACCGATTGCAATCGCACATTGGAGCGGCGCACCTTCCGGCAAGCCGCAAGGGATCTCACTTCTATCGGGAGCCTTTGAGATCTCCGATGGTCCGGCGGAGAATCGACCACTGGTTTATTTCGAAACTGCATAA
- a CDS encoding thioredoxin fold domain-containing protein — protein MSNLVTVTDANFEETILRADRLAVLDFGAEWCAPCKKIHAILEDLAPDWDGKAVIGEIDIAANPETPRKYGVLNIPQVLFFKNGQLVETVTGVLPKAKLEEKFRNHAQ, from the coding sequence GTGTCCAATTTGGTCACTGTTACAGACGCAAATTTTGAAGAGACAATCCTGCGTGCCGACCGACTTGCCGTTCTCGACTTTGGGGCGGAATGGTGCGCACCCTGCAAGAAAATACATGCCATACTTGAAGACCTTGCGCCTGACTGGGATGGCAAGGCAGTGATTGGCGAGATTGACATCGCAGCCAACCCGGAAACGCCGCGCAAATACGGTGTACTGAACATCCCGCAGGTGCTCTTTTTTAAGAATGGGCAGCTCGTCGAGACTGTAACCGGAGTTCTCCCGAAAGCAAAGCTCGAAGAGAAGTTCCGCAACCATGCTCAATAA
- a CDS encoding sulfite exporter TauE/SafE family protein, whose amino-acid sequence MAWIAPFVLVVATLLGSAPLRADADGGPVSPGVPVRAIWSTDAIAADGTSELGLLFSVPAKHHITDVEFGLFYVTVSDTLGLLFGEPQFPKGEPFHDEVCYRGDVLVRVPVTAAPDAVLGTHVIPVEAGYQICQEYGQEVCFLPEEKRLTTSLEIRAAGSQVIAANERIFADARATGEQEEPKGLEARLLAALEGGSWTAFLVAFLGGILASFTPCVYPVIPITIGYIGGSSAGKPLRGLMLSTIFALGIAIVYSGLGLFAAATGTLFGSISGSPVVNIVIAIVFGIMGISMLGAFDIALPAALQSSLTGGAAKRGFFGPLLLGMASGLVMAPCVGPVIVALLAWVARTGDLFYGWALLFTFSLGLGLLFLVIGTFAGAIQALPRAGSWMETVKKGFGWILMAGAIYMLRLTLPEHLYYAAWSVLLIAFSVFSGAFDSLTDEATAKQRLGKTFTLIVFLIGGIFLFKSFYPNAIGATTESAGPLTELEWMVNKEEEALRLTESSGKPMLIDVYADWCVACVELDEKTWIVPAVQQRVDEFVRLKLDFTKETPWVKEMKQKYKITGMPTVILQEGDREITRFTGFKPAKDFIALLDRHNL is encoded by the coding sequence ATGGCTTGGATTGCACCCTTTGTACTTGTCGTAGCGACCCTTTTAGGTTCGGCACCTCTCAGGGCAGATGCAGACGGCGGGCCAGTCTCGCCCGGCGTGCCGGTGCGAGCGATATGGAGCACAGATGCGATCGCGGCGGACGGCACCTCGGAACTCGGCCTGCTGTTCAGTGTACCAGCAAAACACCACATTACGGACGTCGAGTTTGGGCTATTCTATGTAACGGTTTCAGATACGCTGGGCCTTCTATTTGGCGAACCGCAATTTCCGAAGGGGGAGCCATTCCACGATGAGGTTTGCTATCGCGGTGACGTGCTCGTGCGCGTTCCGGTTACCGCCGCACCTGACGCCGTGCTTGGGACACATGTAATTCCAGTCGAGGCCGGCTATCAGATTTGTCAAGAGTACGGACAGGAAGTATGCTTTCTGCCTGAAGAAAAGAGGCTCACAACTTCGCTTGAGATTCGCGCTGCGGGTTCTCAAGTCATCGCCGCCAACGAACGGATTTTTGCGGACGCCCGAGCAACAGGTGAACAAGAAGAGCCAAAGGGACTTGAAGCGCGCTTGCTCGCAGCGCTTGAGGGCGGCTCGTGGACGGCGTTTCTTGTTGCTTTCCTTGGCGGAATCCTCGCAAGTTTCACGCCGTGTGTGTATCCGGTCATTCCAATAACCATTGGATACATCGGCGGTTCAAGTGCAGGGAAACCGTTGCGGGGCCTCATGCTTTCAACGATTTTCGCCTTGGGCATCGCCATCGTCTATAGTGGACTTGGACTCTTTGCCGCCGCCACGGGGACGCTGTTTGGTTCGATTTCCGGATCCCCGGTAGTGAATATCGTCATCGCGATAGTCTTTGGCATCATGGGAATCAGCATGCTTGGCGCGTTTGATATTGCGTTGCCTGCCGCGCTGCAGTCCAGTCTGACGGGTGGCGCAGCAAAAAGAGGATTTTTCGGACCGCTCTTGCTGGGCATGGCTTCAGGCTTGGTGATGGCGCCATGTGTCGGTCCAGTGATCGTCGCGCTGCTCGCGTGGGTTGCTCGCACGGGTGATCTTTTCTACGGCTGGGCGTTGCTATTCACGTTTTCACTGGGGCTTGGCTTGCTGTTTCTGGTTATCGGAACTTTTGCCGGTGCGATTCAGGCACTGCCTCGGGCCGGCTCCTGGATGGAAACCGTCAAGAAAGGCTTTGGCTGGATACTGATGGCGGGAGCAATCTATATGCTCCGGCTTACACTTCCCGAACACCTATATTATGCGGCGTGGTCGGTCCTGCTGATTGCGTTTTCCGTCTTTTCCGGCGCTTTCGACTCATTAACTGACGAAGCCACGGCGAAACAGAGGCTTGGCAAAACATTCACACTTATCGTGTTCTTGATCGGCGGGATATTCCTCTTCAAGTCGTTCTATCCAAATGCGATCGGCGCGACGACGGAATCCGCCGGCCCACTAACTGAATTAGAGTGGATGGTCAACAAAGAGGAAGAAGCTCTGCGGCTGACCGAATCCTCGGGCAAACCCATGCTGATCGACGTATATGCCGACTGGTGTGTCGCTTGTGTAGAACTTGACGAAAAGACCTGGATTGTGCCGGCAGTCCAACAACGTGTCGATGAGTTTGTCAGACTAAAGCTTGACTTCACCAAAGAAACCCCGTGGGTGAAGGAGATGAAGCAGAAGTATAAGATCACGGGGATGCCAACAGTGATCTTGCAGGAAGGCGACCGCGAAATCACTCGGTTCACGGGATTCAAGCCCGCAAAAGACTTCATAGCCCTGTTGGATCGCCACAACCTTTAA
- a CDS encoding OsmC family protein → MKIILKHSGQMAFLAKADSNHWVPVDAGPVSGGGNGASSPIEMLVIAAGGCVSMDMVFIFGKSRKPFTRFEMEVEANRAETHPRRIISLHFHAQVEGPEMTPDMIEKALNLSLTKYCSVTLSLDRSVVLRASYTCNGQPGVEWEVERNAEIYQ, encoded by the coding sequence TTGAAAATCATACTAAAGCACTCAGGCCAAATGGCCTTTCTGGCGAAAGCTGATTCAAATCACTGGGTTCCCGTGGATGCTGGCCCGGTTTCGGGAGGCGGAAACGGGGCATCTTCCCCCATCGAGATGCTCGTGATCGCGGCCGGAGGCTGCGTAAGCATGGACATGGTCTTTATCTTCGGAAAGAGCCGCAAGCCCTTCACCCGCTTTGAGATGGAAGTAGAAGCGAACCGAGCGGAAACTCATCCTCGCAGAATTATTTCCCTTCACTTTCATGCGCAGGTTGAGGGTCCCGAAATGACGCCGGACATGATTGAAAAAGCACTCAATCTGTCGCTAACGAAGTACTGTTCTGTCACGCTCTCCCTCGACCGTTCCGTCGTCCTGCGGGCCTCGTACACTTGCAACGGCCAGCCAGGAGTGGAATGGGAAGTGGAGCGAAACGCGGAAATCTATCAGTAG
- a CDS encoding SprT-like domain-containing protein codes for MGAVGRTRPVPDPYQFELFGLISETISTPLPPEPPLASSRRGPRHKPQGLVYDLQNCFDVINDVMFKCELRQPVIRWSRNRWRYTLGLCDVEKRVITINSALDDARIPEMVVAGVMHHEMLHLYFGITEGPTGGRRFHTPEFRAAERLFPVYKTVEEWLRDNWPLRGRPARKPRPSTGGFLSYLAMMHGGTRVGADAE; via the coding sequence GTGGGAGCCGTAGGACGCACCCGACCTGTTCCCGACCCGTATCAGTTTGAACTTTTTGGACTGATATCAGAGACAATTTCCACTCCGCTCCCGCCGGAACCGCCACTGGCTTCCTCCCGCCGCGGTCCTCGACATAAACCGCAAGGGTTGGTTTACGATCTTCAGAACTGCTTTGACGTCATAAACGACGTGATGTTCAAGTGTGAACTTCGGCAGCCAGTGATTCGCTGGAGCCGGAATCGCTGGCGTTACACGCTGGGTCTTTGTGACGTGGAGAAGCGCGTGATTACGATTAACTCCGCGTTGGATGATGCACGAATTCCTGAAATGGTGGTTGCGGGTGTGATGCACCACGAGATGCTGCATCTGTACTTTGGCATCACAGAGGGTCCCACAGGGGGCAGACGCTTTCACACGCCGGAGTTTCGCGCCGCGGAGCGACTATTTCCTGTCTACAAAACTGTGGAAGAGTGGCTAAGAGATAACTGGCCTTTGCGTGGTCGTCCCGCGCGGAAGCCTCGCCCCTCCACAGGCGGATTTCTCTCCTACCTTGCAATGATGCACGGAGGGACTCGAGTTGGCGCGGATGCTGAGTAG
- the rmuC gene encoding DNA recombination protein RmuC has translation MDISTYLLLAAIAVLGLALWVQLTRLSNRSDVERERTASLESRISALQESIERTRQENQATLSTELRESRKEFAGEQEIARKELRESIETFRGSLEGLRETLSADQSKARAESRQALSEGVTSLTEQFRLLQQSNEAKLAEIQKKVDEKLSETITRNEGLFKGVTERLVELHTTNEKIQRFSQELEELQGILKAPKLRGELGEIEMERMLRDCLHPSQFEIQYPLGTGRVDAVIKNPHGWLPVDSKFPLEAYNRLRAAQDDSEAEVARKEFVRAVKKHVDDIADKYIRPPETLLFAVMYVPAEGVYYEMLSIPDLMEHARKKGVYPTSPTSFWALLQVTVIGFKGMQISESARHITGLLRGLGGDLSKVKDSFQKATKQVLQAGNNMEQANRDLGQLERKLDGIQHEGAQNELPEPTVERLLPNADGTTWEP, from the coding sequence ATGGACATTTCTACTTATCTCCTTTTGGCGGCGATTGCCGTGCTTGGATTGGCCCTCTGGGTGCAATTGACCCGCCTCTCAAATCGTTCAGATGTCGAGCGGGAGAGAACTGCCAGCTTGGAAAGCAGAATCTCCGCGCTTCAGGAGAGCATTGAGCGTACGCGTCAAGAGAATCAAGCGACCTTGTCTACAGAGTTGCGTGAATCGAGGAAGGAGTTTGCGGGAGAACAGGAGATTGCACGGAAGGAGTTGAGGGAGAGTATTGAGACATTCCGCGGCAGCCTTGAAGGTCTACGTGAGACACTAAGCGCAGACCAGTCCAAAGCACGTGCCGAGTCGCGACAAGCCCTAAGCGAAGGAGTCACGTCGCTCACCGAACAGTTCAGGCTGCTGCAGCAGTCCAACGAAGCCAAGCTGGCCGAGATTCAGAAGAAGGTAGACGAGAAGCTTTCAGAAACTATCACCCGCAACGAAGGTCTCTTTAAGGGCGTGACCGAGAGACTTGTAGAACTGCACACAACGAACGAGAAGATTCAACGCTTTTCTCAAGAACTGGAGGAGTTGCAGGGGATTCTCAAAGCCCCGAAGTTGCGCGGCGAATTGGGTGAAATAGAGATGGAGCGGATGCTGCGCGACTGCCTTCATCCGAGTCAGTTTGAAATCCAATACCCGTTAGGCACTGGGCGCGTCGATGCCGTGATCAAGAACCCCCACGGTTGGCTGCCTGTTGACAGCAAGTTTCCACTCGAAGCCTACAACCGATTGCGGGCTGCGCAGGATGATTCAGAAGCAGAGGTGGCGCGTAAAGAGTTTGTGCGAGCGGTTAAGAAGCATGTTGACGACATCGCCGACAAGTACATTCGGCCACCCGAGACCTTGCTGTTTGCCGTCATGTATGTTCCCGCCGAGGGGGTGTACTATGAGATGCTGTCAATCCCTGACCTGATGGAGCACGCTCGCAAGAAAGGTGTTTATCCAACGTCTCCGACGTCGTTTTGGGCTTTGCTGCAAGTCACAGTCATTGGGTTCAAGGGAATGCAAATCTCGGAAAGTGCAAGGCACATTACGGGACTCTTAAGGGGTCTGGGGGGCGACCTCTCGAAGGTTAAGGACAGCTTTCAGAAGGCCACAAAGCAGGTCCTGCAAGCGGGGAACAACATGGAGCAAGCCAATCGAGATCTTGGACAATTGGAACGCAAGCTCGACGGGATTCAACACGAGGGTGCCCAGAACGAATTGCCGGAACCGACTGTTGAGAGATTGTTGCCTAACGCTGACGGAACCACGTGGGAGCCGTAG
- a CDS encoding citrate (Si)-synthase, translated as MSLIHEKLSKTLPAYQEIVKSLAKTHGDKVIDSVTVGALLGGQRGIKSLLCDTSEVPADKGLIIRGIPVMELVDKLPEEVMWLLFTGEMPTASELADLQSDLEKRRHVPDFVWHAMEALPKDSHPMAVFNLLILTLERDSVFRKRYDEGMGKEEYWKAALEDSLNLIARIPEIAAGVYRWRYDLGPRIAPKPGLDWAANYAHMLGVEDKDGGLKRLMRLYMVLHTDHESGNVSAHTCHCVASALSDPYYAVSAGLNGLAGPLHGLANQEVLQWLLDVLKKFNGNPSDEQLDAFAHETLSSGRVIPGYGHAVLRVVDPRFTAFLEFGKKECPDGPVFKLAEQVFRVVPEILKGIQKIKDPWPNVDSISGSLLHHYGVTQPRYYTVMFGVSRAIGMCSQIVMSRAWGEPIQRPKSISISQLKKLAEA; from the coding sequence ATGTCATTGATTCACGAGAAATTATCAAAAACGCTACCGGCCTACCAGGAGATTGTAAAATCCCTCGCCAAGACCCATGGCGACAAGGTCATCGATTCGGTTACGGTTGGCGCACTACTCGGAGGCCAGCGCGGCATAAAGTCCTTGCTTTGCGATACCTCTGAGGTTCCAGCCGACAAAGGTTTGATCATCCGCGGCATACCCGTGATGGAACTGGTGGATAAACTCCCCGAAGAAGTCATGTGGCTTCTATTTACGGGTGAAATGCCCACAGCTTCAGAACTCGCGGATCTACAGAGTGATCTTGAAAAGCGCCGACACGTACCGGACTTCGTGTGGCACGCGATGGAAGCTTTGCCCAAAGACAGCCACCCTATGGCAGTCTTTAACCTCTTGATCTTAACACTCGAGCGGGATTCGGTATTCCGGAAGCGCTACGACGAAGGCATGGGCAAGGAAGAATACTGGAAGGCAGCACTTGAAGACAGTTTGAACCTGATCGCGCGCATTCCTGAAATCGCCGCAGGTGTGTATCGCTGGCGGTACGATCTCGGGCCGCGGATTGCGCCCAAGCCAGGACTTGATTGGGCTGCAAACTATGCTCACATGTTGGGCGTGGAAGACAAAGATGGTGGCCTCAAGAGGCTAATGAGGCTTTACATGGTGCTGCACACTGACCATGAAAGCGGCAACGTCTCGGCTCACACTTGTCATTGCGTAGCCTCCGCACTCTCTGACCCGTACTACGCTGTCAGTGCAGGGTTAAATGGACTTGCCGGTCCGTTGCACGGTTTGGCAAATCAAGAGGTCCTGCAGTGGTTGCTGGATGTTCTGAAGAAATTCAATGGCAACCCCTCTGATGAACAGCTTGACGCTTTTGCTCATGAAACTCTTTCGTCCGGCCGCGTGATCCCGGGATATGGTCATGCAGTTCTCAGAGTGGTGGATCCGCGTTTCACAGCCTTCCTCGAATTCGGGAAGAAGGAATGTCCTGACGGTCCCGTCTTCAAGCTGGCCGAACAGGTCTTCCGTGTCGTCCCTGAAATCCTCAAGGGGATTCAAAAGATCAAGGATCCGTGGCCGAATGTCGATTCGATTTCCGGCAGTCTGCTGCACCACTACGGTGTTACGCAGCCTCGCTATTATACGGTCATGTTCGGTGTTTCGCGGGCCATAGGCATGTGCTCGCAGATTGTGATGAGCAGAGCCTGGGGTGAGCCGATTCAAAGACCCAAATCTATTTCCATCAGCCAATTGAAGAAACTCGCCGAAGCTTAG